A genomic window from Prunus dulcis unplaced genomic scaffold, ALMONDv2, whole genome shotgun sequence includes:
- the LOC117612556 gene encoding uncharacterized protein LOC117612556, protein MRLGGESEPTRQHYWSQMGEKNRYNAVGVKDEEAYLDSGFSRSDWNPKITVGQIFSSKKTLLTELRLTALRGHFEFKVQFSCTKRLLVVCCQCPCPWRVRASRIGEYNFMIVRCTTVHECDLRFVSDKHRQATAALVASSLKRKLKDCRTIYTPSDIMRDVKHNFGCTIHYSKAWKARGLALLSIRGSAEEAYYILPAYCYELERMNPGTKTHIRTDENNHFVYLFMAVGACIRGFRSSMRPVIAVDATHLKSKYKGVMFAANAFDGNRNIYPLAFGIGDLETDASWHWFFTKLHEAIGECPNLVIISDLNVSIENVWNKIFPTAQHGICFYHMKGNMKRTCKLKKHDHILMHFEKAVKAYSIAEFDCHFRKIKRKEHFAQYLEEAGLHKWSRAHTDGRRYNVMTTNIAESINSVLRFARMLPVVHLIVEIVNLLVKWFTERRELALNCTTTLCPNFGEKKLRKRLEDAARMNVVKVNNAQYNVLDGNMDGLVDLTNNSCSCRKFQLGQLPCKHVVAVCRFLKVSVYAKASRYYTRKTWMDAYSDSIYPVQPHGMWDTPEDV, encoded by the coding sequence ATGCGTTTAGGAGGAGAATCTGAACCCACTCGTCAACATTATTGGAGTcaaatgggtgaaaaaaaTCGGTATAATGCAGTCGGGGTAAAAGACGAAGAAGCATATTTGGACAGCGGGTTTTCACGAAGCGATTGGAATCCGAAAATTACAGTTGGGcaaattttctctagtaaGAAAACATTGTTGACGGAGTTACGGTTGACGGCATTAAGAGGCCACTTTGAATTTAAGGTGCAATTCTCTTGCACTAAGaggttgcttgtggtttgttGTCAATGTCCATGCCCATGGCGGGTCCGAGCATCGAGAATTGGAGAATACAACTTCATGATTGTGAGGTGTACAACTGTCCATGAATGTGATTTGAGGTTTGTAAGTGACAAGCATCGTCAAGCAACCGCAGCACTTGTAGCCAGTTCACTTAAAAGGAAGTTGAAGGATTGCCGGACAATATACACACCAAGTGACATTATGAGAGATGTGAAACACAACTTTGGTTGCACCATCCATTATTCGAAAGCTTGGAAAGCAAGGGGGTTAGCTCTATTGTCCATTAGAGGATCAGCGGAGGAGGcatattatatccttccagctTATTGCTATGAATTGGAGCGAATGAATCCCGGCACAAAAACACACATCCGAACTGATGAGAACAATCactttgtgtatttatttatggcgGTTGGCGCATGTATTAGAGGGTTCCGTTCTTCCATGCGCCCAGTGATAGCCGTGGATGCCACTCATTTAAAATCCAAGTACAAGGGTGTTATGTTTGCAGCAAATGCATTCGATGGTAATCGAAATATATATCCTCTTGCttttgggatcggggatttggAGACGGATGCATCATGGCATTGGTTTTTCACTAAACTTCATGAAGCCATTGGTGAGTGTCCCAATCTTGTTATTATTTCTGATCTCAATGTTAGCATAGAGAATGTGTGGAACAAAATTTTTCCAACTGCACAACATGGCATATGCTTTTATCATATGAAGGGGAACATGAAACGCACTTGCAAGTTGAAAAAGCATGATCACATACTTATGCACTTTGAGAAGGCTGTGAAAGCTTATTCCATTGCTGAATTTGATTGTCATTTTCGCAAGATCAAGCGAAAGGAACATTTTGCTCAATATCTTGAAGAGGCAGGGTTACATAAGTGGTCTAGAGCTCACACGGATGGACGCCGCTACAATGTAAtgacaacaaatattgcgGAGTCAATCAACTCAGTCCTTAGGTTTGCAAGAATGCTGCCAGTGGTTCATTTGATAGTGGAAATTGTTAATCTCCTTGTGAAATGGTTCACCGAACGTCGTGAGTTGGCTTTGAATTGCACAACAACATTGTGCCCCAATTTTGGAGAGAAGAAGTTGAGGAAAAGGTTGGAGGATGCTGCAAGGATGAATGTGGTTAAAGTTAATAATGCACAGTATAATGTTTTGGACGGTAATATGGACGGCCTCGTAGATTTGACGAACAACAGTTGTAGTTGTAGAAAGTTTCAGCTTGGGCAGCTACCTTGCAAGCATGTAGTTGCAGTTTGCCGCTTCTTGAAAGTAAGTGTATATGCAAAGGCTTCTCGGTATTACACTCGGAAAACATGGATGGATGCTTATTCGGATAGCATCTACCCGGTACAACCTCACGGAATGTGGGATACTCCTGAAGATGTTTGA